From Vagococcus jeotgali, one genomic window encodes:
- a CDS encoding type I restriction endonuclease subunit R yields MLEKKEIRFEQDIETVLTNVGGWQSVSFADTNYDPSIGMDASVLIDFIQETQPRAWKRYVSIYKEAAVDRFVRRFNEEVTTHGLLHVLRKGIRDRGVHFRVIYFRPVSSISYDNLELYEANRFHCIRQFYYSANNRNSIDMVLAVNGIPLVALELKNQYTGQSVEHAKLQFEQNRDPRELVFQFNTRFLVYFAVDHYDVFMTTKLARNKTYFLPFNQGSNGPGNVGGAGNPANPEGYPTAYLWEEVLKRNQLMDIIERFMNLEVKKNILIFPRYHQLDVVKKLVADTKEYGSGKNYLIQHSAGSGKSNSIAWLAYHLASLHNLEDKPIYSSIIIVTDRTVLDRQLQDTLLSFEHTTGQVETIGDNKTSQHLKDAINDRKKIIITTLQKFPVIYDEIDSVAGRNFAIIVDEAHSSQTGSSAQKLKQALADKEASLKEYQEIKEEIENQSLDDQDQLVKTLLSQGQHNNLSFFAFTATPKEKTIEMFGTRQKDGSYRPFHIYSMRQAIEEGFILDVLNNYMTYKASYRIAKEIEENPELPKTEAVRAIARYQSFHPWVLRQKTEIIIEQFREVTKKAINGRAKAMIVTSSRLHAVRYMKEFKQYIEEKGYEDLDVLVAFSGTVNDDGEEYTEPKLNITKSGERVQENQLKETFHSDDFNLLIVAEKYQTGFDEPLLHTMFVDKKLRGVKAVQTLSRLNRTMPGKKDTFVLDFVNTEEEIFEAFQPFYEATTLKEEININLIYDTQSKLRKFYVYNDDDIKQVMKINEQAGNKQDERLLGRLSSLFKPILGRYEELEEDVKYDFRVTLRNFNKWYNYIAQIDQTFDKDLLEESIFTGFLLKFIPKEKREKISIDDKVKLEYYKLQEDFQGEISLIAEDDGSGMLEHPGTVDATVKPTDKHDTLEEIIQRINERFPEDFTEGDRVLVETMHRTLRKSADAKLVNMARNNSVEMFENNLFKEQFQDFIIEQYTENQSAYGKLFDADQSYYNTIYSFIAKDLYKWLRSQTSDNYA; encoded by the coding sequence ATGCTTGAGAAAAAGGAAATTCGCTTTGAGCAAGATATTGAAACTGTGCTAACGAATGTAGGCGGTTGGCAGTCTGTGTCTTTTGCCGATACCAACTATGATCCTTCTATCGGAATGGATGCTAGTGTCTTGATTGATTTCATTCAAGAAACCCAACCACGTGCTTGGAAGCGGTATGTTTCTATTTATAAAGAAGCTGCGGTAGATCGTTTTGTAAGGCGTTTTAATGAAGAAGTAACCACACATGGTCTACTACACGTTCTACGCAAGGGCATTCGTGACCGTGGGGTACACTTTCGTGTCATTTATTTCCGTCCGGTTTCTTCCATCAGTTATGATAACTTGGAATTATATGAAGCCAATCGTTTTCACTGTATTCGCCAGTTTTATTATAGTGCAAACAATCGTAACTCGATTGACATGGTACTCGCTGTAAATGGGATACCACTTGTTGCCTTAGAGCTTAAAAATCAATATACAGGTCAAAGTGTTGAACACGCGAAACTGCAATTTGAACAAAATCGTGACCCAAGAGAACTTGTTTTTCAGTTTAACACTCGCTTTCTCGTATATTTTGCAGTAGATCATTATGATGTCTTTATGACAACGAAACTAGCTAGAAATAAGACATACTTTCTTCCATTTAACCAAGGCTCCAATGGTCCAGGAAATGTTGGTGGTGCAGGAAATCCAGCTAATCCTGAAGGTTATCCAACTGCCTATTTATGGGAAGAAGTCTTAAAGCGCAATCAACTCATGGATATTATTGAACGGTTTATGAACCTAGAAGTGAAGAAGAATATTCTTATCTTCCCACGTTATCACCAGCTAGATGTCGTGAAAAAGTTAGTTGCAGACACAAAGGAATATGGCTCTGGAAAAAATTATTTAATTCAACATTCAGCAGGGTCAGGAAAATCTAATAGTATCGCCTGGCTAGCTTATCATTTGGCTTCTTTACATAATCTAGAGGATAAGCCGATCTATAGCTCTATCATTATCGTGACAGACCGAACTGTCTTAGATAGGCAGTTACAAGATACATTACTTAGTTTTGAACATACGACAGGGCAAGTTGAAACAATCGGTGATAATAAAACGTCCCAACATTTAAAAGATGCGATAAATGATAGAAAAAAGATTATTATTACAACCTTGCAAAAATTCCCTGTCATTTACGATGAGATAGATAGTGTAGCGGGACGAAATTTTGCCATCATTGTTGATGAAGCTCATTCATCTCAAACAGGTTCAAGTGCGCAAAAGTTAAAGCAAGCATTAGCAGATAAAGAAGCATCTTTAAAGGAATACCAAGAAATCAAAGAAGAAATTGAAAACCAATCTTTAGATGATCAAGATCAACTTGTGAAAACACTACTTTCGCAAGGTCAGCATAACAATTTGAGCTTCTTTGCCTTTACAGCGACACCAAAAGAAAAGACGATTGAAATGTTTGGGACAAGGCAAAAAGACGGTAGCTATCGACCTTTTCACATTTACTCCATGCGTCAAGCGATAGAAGAAGGGTTTATTTTAGATGTTTTAAACAACTATATGACTTATAAGGCTTCCTATCGTATTGCAAAAGAAATAGAGGAAAATCCAGAACTACCAAAAACGGAAGCTGTCCGAGCGATTGCTAGATATCAGTCCTTCCATCCATGGGTATTAAGGCAGAAAACAGAAATTATTATTGAACAGTTTAGAGAGGTAACCAAAAAAGCGATAAATGGACGTGCAAAAGCAATGATAGTCACATCATCCAGATTACATGCTGTCCGCTATATGAAGGAATTTAAGCAATATATTGAAGAAAAGGGTTATGAAGATTTAGATGTCCTTGTTGCTTTTTCAGGGACAGTTAATGATGATGGCGAAGAATATACGGAACCTAAACTAAATATCACAAAGTCTGGAGAACGTGTTCAAGAAAATCAATTGAAAGAAACGTTTCATAGTGATGACTTTAATTTGCTCATTGTTGCTGAAAAATATCAAACAGGCTTTGATGAACCATTACTTCACACGATGTTTGTCGATAAGAAATTGCGTGGTGTGAAAGCTGTCCAAACTTTATCACGCTTAAATCGAACCATGCCAGGTAAAAAAGATACTTTTGTTTTAGACTTTGTCAATACAGAAGAAGAAATATTTGAAGCTTTCCAACCTTTCTATGAAGCGACAACGTTAAAAGAAGAAATTAATATTAACCTTATTTATGATACACAAAGTAAATTAAGAAAGTTTTATGTTTATAATGATGACGACATTAAACAAGTAATGAAAATAAATGAACAAGCAGGTAATAAACAAGACGAACGATTACTTGGTAGATTATCCAGCTTATTCAAACCAATACTGGGTCGCTATGAGGAACTAGAAGAAGATGTGAAATATGATTTTAGGGTGACATTACGTAATTTTAATAAGTGGTATAACTACATTGCACAAATTGACCAAACTTTTGATAAAGATTTACTAGAGGAAAGTATCTTTACAGGTTTCTTACTTAAGTTTATCCCCAAGGAAAAGCGTGAAAAGATAAGTATTGATGATAAAGTAAAATTAGAATATTACAAATTACAAGAAGACTTTCAGGGAGAAATATCGCTTATAGCAGAAGATGATGGAAGCGGTATGTTAGAACATCCAGGTACTGTAGATGCGACTGTTAAACCGACAGATAAACATGACACATTGGAGGAAATTATCCAAAGAATCAACGAACGTTTTCCAGAAGATTTTACTGAGGGTGACCGAGTCTTAGTAGAAACAATGCACCGTACCCTTAGAAAAAGTGCAGATGCAAAATTAGTAAATATGGCAAGGAATAATAGTGTAGAAATGTTTGAGAATAATTTGTTTAAAGAACAGTTTCAAGACTTTATTATTGAACAATATACTGAAAATCAATCTGCATATGGAAAATTATTTGACGCTGACCAATCATACTACAATACAATTTATTCATTCATTGCAAAAGATTTGTATAAGTGGTTAAGGTCACAAACATCTGATAATTATGCTTAA
- a CDS encoding restriction endonuclease subunit S, which yields MLTRKMKDSGIEWIGEIPEDWEKVKFKYIFDYQKGKKPNLYNEPKEDLYPYVSMDVQRNNLNKYQYANSRDGVLGEKNDICVLWDGANAGEFYRLRIKGVISSTSAIILRNTINPIVDKDYLFYFLKFYEIELKSSSIGMGIPHVDSFKMKNDVISFPSLKKQNIIVTALNSKTKKIGVLITETQQSIEELKKYKQSLITEAVTKGLDPNVEMKDSGIEWVGETPKHWLITRPNRITTIVRGNSGFQKVDMKNTGDYVAVQYGQVYKLNVLDEKYQLYVDGKFYKEDQVVQKGDTILVSTSETMEDLGHSCFYNRKDIGLLGGEQLCLKPNKKVLFDKFLYYATTYFNLELNQYSTGLKVYRFKLDDLKKINMIVPSTIEEQRQIVSYLDEQTSHIDKLIEDKTKVIKELEDYKKSLIYEYVTGKKEV from the coding sequence ATGTTGACTAGGAAAATGAAAGACAGTGGAATTGAGTGGATTGGGGAAATACCAGAGGATTGGGAGAAAGTTAAATTCAAGTATATATTTGATTATCAAAAAGGTAAAAAACCCAATCTATATAATGAACCAAAAGAAGATTTGTATCCATACGTATCCATGGATGTTCAAAGAAATAACTTAAATAAATATCAATATGCAAATAGTAGAGATGGGGTTTTGGGTGAAAAAAATGATATATGTGTTCTATGGGATGGGGCGAATGCAGGAGAATTTTATAGGTTAAGAATCAAAGGCGTTATATCTTCAACGTCTGCTATTATACTAAGAAACACAATCAATCCTATAGTGGATAAAGATTATTTATTTTATTTTTTAAAGTTTTATGAGATAGAACTAAAGTCTAGTTCAATTGGAATGGGAATACCCCATGTAGATTCCTTTAAAATGAAAAACGATGTAATTTCATTCCCATCATTAAAAAAACAAAATATAATAGTGACTGCATTGAACAGTAAAACAAAAAAAATTGGGGTATTAATAACTGAAACCCAACAATCCATCGAAGAACTAAAAAAATACAAACAATCACTTATCACAGAAGCAGTGACAAAAGGCTTAGACCCGAATGTGGAAATGAAAGATAGTGGGATTGAGTGGGTTGGGGAGACACCGAAGCATTGGTTAATTACTCGACCAAATAGAATCACCACAATCGTTCGAGGTAACTCAGGATTTCAAAAAGTTGATATGAAAAACACGGGAGACTATGTAGCTGTACAATATGGTCAAGTATACAAGCTAAATGTGCTAGATGAGAAGTATCAATTATATGTAGATGGAAAGTTTTATAAAGAAGATCAGGTAGTTCAAAAAGGTGACACTATTCTGGTTTCAACATCTGAAACAATGGAAGACCTAGGTCATTCATGTTTTTATAATAGAAAAGATATTGGTTTACTAGGCGGAGAACAGTTGTGTTTAAAGCCTAATAAGAAAGTTCTTTTCGACAAGTTTTTATATTATGCTACTACTTATTTTAATTTAGAATTAAATCAGTATTCTACTGGTTTAAAAGTATATCGTTTTAAATTAGATGATTTAAAAAAGATAAATATGATTGTTCCATCAACAATAGAAGAACAACGCCAAATCGTCTCCTACTTAGACGAACAAACGTCTCATATCGATAAATTGATTGAAGATAAAACAAAAGTAATTAAGGAACTTGAAGATTATAAGAAGTCCTTAATCTATGAATATGTAACAGGGAAAAAAGAAGTGTAA
- a CDS encoding DUF4430 domain-containing protein, translating into MVTISINAKTARDNWEKLDKGLQQAEYVPENGMILEKQEVVLRPNDNVLELLKRVTRHNKNPFDFQGSTDNSFGSAYIKGINHLYEFSAGSLSGWMYKINDEFFNYGVSKYYPKDNDEIEIIYTTDLGRDIGGEMPNDIKK; encoded by the coding sequence GTGGTCACAATTAGTATTAATGCTAAAACAGCAAGGGATAATTGGGAGAAATTAGATAAAGGTTTACAGCAGGCGGAATATGTTCCTGAAAATGGGATGATTTTGGAAAAGCAAGAGGTTGTTTTACGCCCTAATGATAACGTGTTGGAGTTATTAAAACGAGTGACTCGTCACAATAAAAATCCATTTGATTTTCAAGGATCGACAGACAATTCATTTGGTAGTGCTTATATTAAGGGTATTAATCATCTTTATGAATTTTCAGCAGGATCTTTAAGTGGTTGGATGTATAAAATTAATGATGAGTTTTTTAATTATGGTGTCAGTAAATATTACCCAAAAGATAACGATGAGATTGAGATTATTTATACTACTGATTTAGGCCGAGATATAGGAGGAGAGATGCCAAATGATATTAAGAAATGA
- a CDS encoding IS30 family transposase — translation MVKIKNNTKTSSYKHLSLKERQLIEVWHNMGDSNREIGRRLGRHHQTISNELKRGTTTQIKENKKPKQLYFADTGQAKYIENRKRCGSKSKLVSAVDFINYACKQMIDFNWSPDAIVGFIKSLGTWDKPIVSTKTLYNYIDKGFLPVRNHHLKMKVRLSPKKKRSRQHKKALGKSIDERPSKIDSRQEFGHWEIDSVIGSKSKDDNALLTLVERKTRYMITVVLDDHTEESVSYAIKQLKYEFGRARFSSIFQSITADNGSEFSSLDDTLQQMTDIYFAHPYSSWERGTNERHNGLLRQFVPKGTPICHYSKQFIQLATGKVNLLPRKILDYRQPATLFLEEIQNLKIKTCW, via the coding sequence ATGGTGAAAATTAAGAATAACACAAAGACATCTAGTTATAAACATCTTTCCTTAAAGGAAAGGCAGCTTATTGAAGTTTGGCATAATATGGGAGACTCTAATAGAGAAATTGGTAGACGATTAGGCCGACACCATCAAACAATAAGTAATGAGCTTAAACGAGGAACGACCACGCAAATCAAAGAAAATAAGAAACCTAAACAACTCTATTTTGCTGATACGGGGCAAGCTAAATACATAGAAAACAGGAAACGCTGTGGTTCGAAATCTAAGCTAGTTAGTGCTGTTGATTTTATTAATTATGCTTGTAAACAAATGATAGACTTTAATTGGTCACCAGATGCAATTGTTGGCTTTATCAAGTCTTTAGGGACTTGGGATAAACCTATTGTTTCTACTAAGACACTTTATAACTATATTGATAAAGGTTTTTTACCAGTCAGAAATCATCATCTCAAGATGAAAGTTAGACTATCACCTAAAAAGAAAAGAAGTCGTCAGCATAAAAAAGCTCTTGGAAAATCAATTGATGAACGACCTAGCAAAATTGATTCTAGACAAGAGTTTGGTCATTGGGAAATAGACAGTGTCATTGGTTCAAAATCTAAAGATGATAATGCTCTACTTACACTTGTTGAAAGAAAAACTCGCTACATGATTACTGTTGTTCTAGATGATCATACTGAAGAGTCTGTTAGTTACGCTATTAAACAGTTAAAATATGAGTTTGGAAGAGCCCGATTTAGTAGCATATTTCAATCGATTACTGCTGATAATGGCAGTGAATTTAGCTCACTTGATGATACTCTGCAACAAATGACTGATATCTACTTTGCTCACCCTTATTCATCTTGGGAACGAGGAACAAACGAAAGACATAACGGTTTATTAAGGCAATTTGTTCCGAAAGGAACGCCTATCTGTCACTATTCAAAGCAGTTCATTCAACTGGCTACTGGAAAAGTTAATCTTTTGCCGCGTAAAATTTTAGACTATAGACAACCAGCAACATTATTTTTAGAAGAAATTCAAAATCTAAAGATCAAAACATGTTGGTAA
- a CDS encoding FAD-dependent oxidoreductase, whose amino-acid sequence MFDKSIKSQLKEYFKCIESDVLLTACLDSGKESKEVERFLNEISALSSRIFIEKSSLERVASFEINKINKKTGITFAGVPMGYEFQAFLSAIIQVSSSDLGVDGLIVSEADQITTPLAFVSFVDPAKDNYLDLIQSLNVLALLNEKVSHTTVNKDAFKQEVQDKAISSTPVTYLNGKVFTNDLDEFESVLTSDDAKKTFECLVIGGGPGGTSAAMYAANKGLETGIVAKKIGGQVLDTHTIINIVGIPKITGARFTQEVTEQMKKNDVTIVDKVEVCKIEQDTNFLVHLKSGQVLSSETLIIASGTTQRALQIPGEAEFLNKGVSYSAYCEDECVSGSQVVVVGGGNAGVEAAIDLAQRSKHVYLIEYSDQLTANPALQEELLTFSNVTVLLNSESIGIKGSQNVTEFVYKNLVTNDMNALIVSEVFILVGTTANTSWLPTNIKLNDNNEIIVDEKGMTNIPGLFAAGDCTNIPFKQIMTSIGSGVTAALGAYTYLKK is encoded by the coding sequence ATGTTTGATAAAAGTATTAAGAGTCAGTTAAAGGAATACTTTAAATGCATCGAATCAGATGTGTTATTAACAGCTTGTCTTGACTCTGGCAAAGAGTCTAAAGAAGTTGAGCGTTTTTTAAATGAAATATCTGCTTTATCTAGTCGGATTTTTATAGAAAAATCATCACTAGAGAGAGTAGCAAGTTTTGAAATAAATAAAATAAATAAAAAAACTGGGATAACTTTTGCAGGAGTACCAATGGGTTATGAATTTCAGGCCTTTTTATCAGCGATTATTCAAGTTAGCTCATCTGATTTAGGAGTAGATGGTCTAATTGTATCTGAAGCTGACCAAATTACGACACCATTAGCATTTGTGAGTTTTGTTGATCCAGCAAAGGATAATTATTTAGACTTAATTCAATCTTTAAATGTCTTGGCTTTGCTAAATGAAAAAGTGAGTCATACTACTGTTAATAAAGATGCTTTTAAACAAGAAGTTCAGGATAAAGCTATCAGCTCAACACCAGTGACTTATTTGAATGGTAAAGTTTTTACAAATGATTTAGATGAATTTGAATCAGTTTTAACAAGTGATGATGCAAAAAAGACATTTGAGTGTCTAGTCATAGGTGGAGGTCCAGGAGGTACTAGTGCAGCTATGTATGCCGCTAACAAAGGATTGGAAACTGGGATTGTTGCTAAGAAAATTGGTGGACAAGTGCTAGATACTCACACTATTATAAACATTGTTGGTATTCCTAAAATAACTGGAGCCAGATTTACACAAGAAGTCACAGAGCAGATGAAAAAAAATGATGTGACGATTGTGGATAAAGTAGAAGTTTGTAAAATTGAACAAGATACTAACTTCTTAGTTCATCTGAAGAGTGGGCAGGTTTTATCAAGTGAAACATTAATTATAGCATCAGGTACAACTCAACGTGCATTACAGATACCAGGTGAAGCTGAATTTTTAAACAAAGGGGTTTCTTATAGTGCTTATTGTGAAGATGAGTGTGTAAGTGGTTCTCAAGTTGTTGTTGTAGGTGGTGGAAATGCTGGTGTTGAAGCTGCTATAGACTTAGCACAAAGAAGTAAGCACGTTTATTTAATTGAATATTCTGATCAACTAACGGCAAATCCTGCTCTACAAGAAGAATTATTAACATTCTCTAATGTTACTGTTTTATTGAACTCTGAAAGTATAGGTATTAAAGGAAGTCAAAATGTGACGGAATTTGTATACAAAAACTTAGTCACTAATGACATGAATGCTTTAATTGTGAGTGAAGTGTTTATTTTAGTTGGGACAACAGCTAATACCTCTTGGTTACCTACTAATATTAAGTTAAATGATAATAATGAAATTATTGTTGATGAAAAAGGAATGACTAATATTCCTGGTTTGTTTGCTGCTGGTGATTGCACAAATATTCCGTTTAAACAAATTATGACGTCTATTGGTTCAGGTGTCACTGCTGCCTTAGGTGCTTATACCTATTTGAAAAAATAA
- a CDS encoding oxidoreductase: protein MNVKNAFTLPSGVRLKNRLICAPISTLDSSESGNLSDLEYQFYAQRTGDLGAIMIASSYVSYEGKAYEYGVGVSHDGHIKSLDKLAKTIQQQGTKAFLQIYHGGAMTQYLEGKTHHVCVSESSANLFEENNHFKELTKA, encoded by the coding sequence ATGAATGTGAAAAATGCTTTTACGCTACCTTCAGGTGTACGTTTAAAAAACAGGCTGATTTGTGCCCCTATTTCGACTTTAGATAGCAGTGAATCTGGGAATTTATCTGATTTAGAATACCAATTTTACGCACAACGTACAGGTGATTTAGGTGCTATCATGATTGCCTCATCCTATGTTAGTTATGAGGGGAAAGCTTACGAGTACGGCGTTGGAGTGAGTCATGATGGTCATATTAAAAGTTTAGATAAATTAGCAAAAACCATTCAGCAACAAGGAACAAAAGCCTTTTTACAAATTTATCATGGCGGGGCTATGACACAATATCTAGAAGGAAAAACACATCATGTTTGCGTTAGTGAATCTAGTGCTAATTTGTTTGAAGAAAACAATCATTTTAAAGAGTTAACAAAAGCTTAG
- a CDS encoding LPXTG cell wall anchor domain-containing protein, translated as MYLFVYCQGNKEKLQSESVISDDNGKFTLKIQEKLLEGDKVVFTFTKDKATYTLTETVKANKDVNDVSGKGDAGTPPPKKGGKGNSGNHSSSGNASGATSSGGNRGTDNLPKTGESKAKLTVIGVVVLMSGAGVYIYNKRQLAK; from the coding sequence GTGTATTTATTTGTTTACTGTCAAGGAAACAAAGAGAAGTTACAATCAGAGAGTGTTATCTCAGATGATAATGGTAAATTCACTTTAAAAATTCAAGAAAAATTATTAGAAGGCGATAAAGTCGTGTTTACTTTTACTAAAGATAAAGCTACTTATACATTAACTGAAACAGTTAAAGCAAATAAAGATGTTAATGATGTATCTGGTAAAGGTGATGCTGGAACACCGCCACCTAAAAAAGGTGGTAAAGGTAACTCAGGCAATCATTCATCAAGTGGCAATGCTTCAGGTGCTACAAGTAGCGGTGGTAACCGTGGAACAGACAACTTACCAAAAACGGGTGAATCAAAAGCTAAATTGACTGTTATTGGTGTGGTTGTTCTTATGAGTGGAGCTGGAGTTTATATTTATAATAAAAGACAGCTAGCTAAATAA
- a CDS encoding energy-coupling factor transporter transmembrane component T, translated as MILRNDELAFGSFHPFVLFAYYMTIIFFTMFTNNPVLLLISLVGSGLYLVVIAMDTWRIFLYYAFILLLITLTNPLFVHSGETILFFLNDRPVTLEAFLYGGTIGLMLVTIIFWFKSYNEVMTSDKFIFLFGNISPKLSLTISMIIRYVPMFRTQTKRIHLAQKTLGLYASDSYWDKFKSGIRVFKSLISWSLETTVETAKSMRARGYGLKGRSHFSLFSFHQEDAVMLVINALFIVCIVLADKYHMISITFYPTMEKLAFHPVTIFLYCMTSLFVLLPIFIELKEQLTWRLLISKI; from the coding sequence ATGATATTAAGAAATGATGAACTTGCTTTTGGATCTTTCCATCCATTTGTATTGTTTGCCTATTATATGACTATTATTTTCTTTACAATGTTCACTAACAACCCTGTATTACTCTTAATCTCTTTAGTTGGAAGTGGTCTTTACTTAGTTGTGATAGCTATGGATACTTGGCGAATATTTTTATATTACGCTTTCATTTTACTACTAATTACTTTGACTAACCCTTTATTTGTTCATAGCGGTGAAACAATTTTATTCTTTTTAAATGATCGACCTGTTACACTGGAAGCTTTTTTATATGGTGGGACAATTGGTTTAATGCTTGTTACAATCATTTTTTGGTTTAAAAGCTACAATGAGGTGATGACTAGTGACAAGTTCATTTTTTTATTTGGTAACATATCACCAAAGTTGTCTCTTACCATTTCTATGATTATTAGATACGTCCCAATGTTTAGAACACAAACAAAACGAATTCACTTGGCTCAAAAGACATTGGGATTATACGCAAGTGATAGCTACTGGGATAAATTTAAAAGTGGGATACGTGTCTTTAAAAGTTTGATTTCTTGGTCACTAGAAACAACTGTGGAAACTGCTAAGTCTATGCGTGCGAGGGGTTATGGTTTAAAAGGAAGAAGTCATTTCTCCTTATTTAGTTTTCATCAAGAAGATGCTGTGATGCTAGTGATTAATGCCTTATTTATTGTGTGTATTGTCTTAGCTGATAAGTATCATATGATTTCTATTACGTTTTACCCTACAATGGAAAAATTAGCCTTTCATCCAGTGACAATTTTTTTATACTGTATGACGAGTCTATTTGTCTTATTACCAATATTTATTGAATTAAAGGAGCAACTAACATGGCGATTATTGATATCAAAGATTTAA